Part of the Xiphophorus couchianus chromosome 2, X_couchianus-1.0, whole genome shotgun sequence genome, CTGGCTGCAGGTGGGAACAACAAACTGGACCGggcccaaaaaataaaataaaataaaaaattgattcagcaggggaaaaaaaaaaaacatacaagtaTTAAAGATGGCTGTTTTCTATCTGAAACGGCTAAAAAGGTACTTTAATGGATATATAGTGGAATGAGAGtgaggtatttttttttgtaggtcTGGCCTGGCTAGTGATTCCCAGAACCTGGGCCCGTTTCTCTCTGGGAAAGTTAGACTTCCAGAGCTGGAGGCTGTTTGTGGTGCTGTGCTCGGTTCCCAGCACCTCCTCCGCCGTCCTCTTCAAGCTGCTCATGCCCGAGAGCCCAAAGTTTCTCATGGAGGTAACTGGGAGAGCAGACGAAGGTTCGCCTACGCTTCTCCTTCAGAAGAGGCCTTTGACTCTCATtcctggtttgtttgttttccaggcgGGTCGGGCAGAAGAGGCGATCCGTGTCTTCAGGCTGATGTTTGAGATGAACATGAAGGGAACAGAAAAGGCTTTTCCGGTACGCAGCATTAGCTTTGTAGCTTAGCTTTGTAGCTTAGCTTATCTCTGCAAGCtaactttctctctctctttgaagGAATTTGCTTTGCGTACAAACTCCAAGCCAGGAGGGGAAATCAGAGAGATTGGATCTGGCGATCTAAAGAGAAAACATCTCATGAGTGTTTTAAAAGAGGTAATGTTTAATTACGGGGAATCAGAATAAAAGGGGTTAGAAAAAAGAttcattagttttaaaaatgtaatttaccatctttacagtgaagtCCTAATTTGTGACACATGGAAATATTTATCCTGAGAATATTTTGTTCACGTTGTCTGTTActgttattaattttattatattcatcAAACTTCCAGGGCTTGCTTCCCATTAAACAGATGTTCAGCGGCTCTGTCAAAGCCCGCAGTATCGTTCTGCTCATCATCTTCTACTGCATCTCATTTGGGTGAGTTCAGGTCTTCTCTCTGCCAGAGTGTCTGTGCATCCTTAAGAGGTCTCAGACTCATGTATGTAacattaaggccttaaaatgtattaaatttgtttaaaaatgtaagttggccttaaatacatcaattacaagtcttaaattttgtaGTGGCAAAATTAAATCTTGTATATTCTGTGTAGAggcttttctgtcaggcaaaagtttgagtcgctTGTTTTGTGACTCAAGGTGGTTGAGGCTACTGCTAATTAGCTGCTAATACGTTGTTGCTAATCAgctttctttgtgtcttttatgGGTGAGTGTAAATTTAATATGCAATTTccatttgtacatttctgtcgcaatacaggtcttaaatttaattcacagtggtctttaaaagtcttaaatttgagtttgagGGTTTGAGAAGCCTCTCTGTCCTGAGCTTCCTTTATGGGGTTTTTATGCATCTCCAGAgtgaataaaacacacatggGAACAACATTCTCTGCTGATTCACTGAATCTTCAGCTGGCCACTGCATTACTAGAAACCAAATCAAGAGATAACTCctggaaaggttttttttaatctgctgcaACCAGATAACGACTAATGCTAAGCTAAAAGATGCTCCGTTGATCACACCAAAGCGTGATTATTAACAATGGCTGACTCCAGGCCGTTTTACTTGCCTCACTTCTACCATGTCTTGTTTTGTGTAGGTACTATGGGCTGTGGATGTGGTTCCCAGAGCTTTTCGCTCGAGTTGAGAGCAGCGGCGGCTCACCCTGCGCCAACGTCTCTGTGCCATCTGCGCTCAACAACCAAAGCTGTTACCCGGTCAAGACAGCAGGTGGGCTGTTATAGCAGGAATTTGGCTTTTCCTGGAGGCTCAAATCTGCTTATTTTGCTTTACAGCAGAGTAGCAGACCGCTCTGTAATCAGAGAGACAGTCTGGTGGCTGggttttgtaaaatacaaaatgttgacCTTAAGGTAAAAGTCTAAATGCTTTGTGTCCAGCATGTGTGGGATCTGCAGAGAGATGTTtggtcagatttcttttttgctcTGCTAGATGAAATGGAGACAGAGGGGAATATTTCCCAAAACTACTCTGGTTATCTAAGAAGTCTTGTTCTCTGATCtgtggatgaaaaaaaacagatttagacATTTTAGAAACTTTGCTCCATAATTTGCAGAAAAGCCCAATTTTAGACCGTTGAGCTGTTTGTCTCCAATGTTAATTGTGTGGACAACTAATAAACTCCATTTAGGTTTCCTTCAGGTTTTGAATTACCAAGAATGGGCtgggggttgtttttttgtttgtttgtttgtttgtttgtttgtttgtttgttcttaatTTCAACTACTCCAGATTTCCAACCAATCATGCAACaattctcaaaaacaaaacaaaacacacacacaagaaaaaaggGTCTGTCAGTAGCATTTGTAAGGAATTACCAAACTCAACTGGCAGAGTATAAACAGGCCGTTGGACGTATTTGTGTTGATCTCTGTAAGTCAAAGTTAAACTTTAGAACTGTAAAGTCGCCGAAGGCAGCTGGAGAGAGCTGAGAGAAAGAATTTACCATAGGAGTGGTTTTAAAAGGAGGATGTAATAGTTGCTGTTTTGCAGATAAGTCGGAttcttctctttcctttctGATCTTCCCACGCGCGCTTCCTCTTCCTTGCAGTCTACATGGAGGGCTTCATCATTGCCGCGTCAAACCTGCCAGGCAACATCTTCACCATCCTCATCATGGACAGCACCGGCGGAAAGACTCTGCTCTGtgagtttggtttttattagACTGTTTGCCTCTTTATAAGGAAATCCTGTCGGCCCGCTTTAACAGTTTTCTCTTAActgtttgctttgctttttgctCCAGTCACCTCGCTCTGTATAATCTGACATCCTACCAACAGGATGtctgtgcatccttaaaaagtattaatttaCTGTGTCTAAAATTAAGTCCTTTAAATACGTTACTCAAAGGTTTAAAATTTTGTTATGGCAGAGttatttaatcttgtatattttatgattatgTGGTttaggctaccgctaactagctgctaacataCCCTTGCTAGCTTGCTCGCTTTTTTGCAGCTATCATAGGTAAGTGTACATTTGTCGTCAGTTGCCTTGACAATCCGTACGACGTCGCATGCATTCTGGGCGAAATGGTTCGGCACAGAAAACGGTCGGCACTGCTACTGGTACTAGCATTAATCTACTGGTACTAGCATTAATCTACTGGTACTAGCATTAATCTACTGGTACTAGCATTAATCTACTGGTACTAGCATTAATCTACTGGTACTAGCATTAATCTAAGAGCAGCAGCCTTTTCTTCCTCAATAGCTTTCCTTTCTTTAGCATATTTCCGTCGTGatgcaggtcttaaatttaagtAACAGTGGTCTTAAAAATTTTGAGTTGGTGAAGCCTAACCTCTCCCTGTTTGGTCCGGCACTCAGCCTGCAGCCTGATCGTGTCCAGTCTGAGCGTCTTCCTCATCTACGTGGTCCAGACCAAAGCTCAGAGTCTGGGTCTGTCCTGCATCTTCAGCGGGGTCTCTGTGATCGCCTGGAACGCTCTGGACGTGGTGGGAACCGAGCTCTACCCGACCCAGCTACGGTAACCCCGGCTTAGAAACATTCAAACTCCGCCGACTGCAGCGGATGTTTTTCACGTGGTTTCAGCCAACACTTCTcctcttccacctcctccctccCCAGATCCTCGGCCCTGGGTTTTTTCACCGGAGTGGGCCGAGTGGCGGCCATCATGGGGAATGTGGTCTTCGGGAAGCTGGTGGACTCCAGCTGCACCGTTCCCATCCTGCTGGTGTCGGCTCTGCTGCTGGTGGGAGGCCTGGTGGCTCTTCTGCTCCCACAAACCAGGCAGACAGAGCTCACCTGATCGCCGACTTTGGTTTTTAGAAACTCAAAGTTCTTAAAGTTCTCCAGACCCAAACGAATCTGGTGTGTCTGTTGCCTTCAGACAATTATCTGTGCCTTTTAAATTCGGGCTCATTTGCCAAAAAGCAAGAGAAACTATGTGACATGTGGTGGGTTCCTGAGAGTAGAGAGCCACCAATCAGAGTTCTGCTGCTGATATAAATAGACTTATGCTGGCGTACTCATCTGACAGTCTttactgttgttattttgtgaacCAGAATAGTTTGGTGCCTTACATTTCCAACTCCAGAATGTTCCAGAACAGATAGAGGTTGAAAGCTCAACAGGATGGTAATGTTGGTGTTCTCCactcagccttcctgttatcttaaACAGATTCCTactttatttgaatttgttttactgGTGCTGAAAATAGCTTTTAGTCTTTTTCACATGGGAACAACGTCCACACCACAGAGAGCTGCTGTTACTGTTAGCTGATcggaaataaaaatctgatttttgagCTGCCAACTGGTTGGTTTCCAGTCGGTGACCCAATGAAGCTGAAATTTGTGCATAATTTTATATACAAATACCAGATTTTGAAGATGATTCACGGATTACATATATGTTTGTTTATATGAGTTTACGTGtcgtttttgtgtttttagggGAATATTCCACATTGATGTTTTACTACAGCATTCTTTCAATGTAACATGGAGCATGAAGGTTACATGTTACACAAGCTGGTTGTTATTAAATGTCAGAGCCTTGCTAATTTACAAGATGCCTCTTATTAATTTTCAGTGAAGTAACCAAAACGATCCTGTTGCTGTTAGATTTTTAAAGTGCTCTTTTATAAATCTATGTATATGTATTTATGTCTATGCAGTTGAATTCACTAAGTGTCTTTTGTTGAACAAAATCGAATGAACAGAAATACACTAAATATAAATGATCTTTGAGTTAACGTCAAGCAGTTTGATCTGATAATACAATATCAGATCCATTATTCATCTCCAAAATTGCTCATTTTTTGAAacttatttgtaaataatttaattagaGATGATTGAAATACTGATTTAATTGATAAACATTTTGTTCGACTTATTAAACCAGATGTGCTGGAAGAAGTCAGTCTCAACAACAGTTGCCGCTGTGAGGCAGCGTTTCTTTCAGCTTTCAATGTTCTCCAATGACAATCACTTCCAAAAATAAAGGTACGCTGACTGAAAGTTTGGCtctgatacatttttttaaaagtaaaacatctcCTGTTTCTCCATCAAGTTTACTCAGAAAGTctgtacatttttcaaatgccGACTTCCAGATCCAATACGGCAGCACCTCTCATCAACAGCTGTGGGgaaaatatctatattttttccCACTATTGACCCTTTGCAGCTACCGTATATCACTTAATCGTTTtaggcgccatgatggacgtcggAAGTTTGGGACAGATGTATTGAACAGAGCGACTGAAATagttttccaaagttgttttttattcatggcttctacttgttcGAGATATAATTAGTCTGTGAATGTA contains:
- the sv2 gene encoding synaptic vesicle glycoprotein 2B, producing the protein MSRNSSGEDKEARRPLLSGNQLDPTELDSDEGEVIFDRRSSAISDESGGSATKRLTYEEAVEEAGFGLFHWLLLAVCGWANASDAVEILCVSFLLPTARCDLQLSSSDMGLLTASIFLGMMVGGYMWGYLADQRGRRKVLVVSLTVNGLFGGLASVAPWFWLFLLLRFISGIGVGGSIPVIFSYFSEFMPRLRRGAMISALATFWMAGNILAAGLAWLVIPRTWARFSLGKLDFQSWRLFVVLCSVPSTSSAVLFKLLMPESPKFLMEAGRAEEAIRVFRLMFEMNMKGTEKAFPEFALRTNSKPGGEIREIGSGDLKRKHLMSVLKEGLLPIKQMFSGSVKARSIVLLIIFYCISFGYYGLWMWFPELFARVESSGGSPCANVSVPSALNNQSCYPVKTAVYMEGFIIAASNLPGNIFTILIMDSTGGKTLLSCSLIVSSLSVFLIYVVQTKAQSLGLSCIFSGVSVIAWNALDVVGTELYPTQLRSSALGFFTGVGRVAAIMGNVVFGKLVDSSCTVPILLVSALLLVGGLVALLLPQTRQTELT